From a single Nocardioides panacis genomic region:
- a CDS encoding serine hydrolase domain-containing protein, whose translation MTELRDDTVRKLHRTVLDRQRAGRIPGLFAGVVRDGGLVWQEGVGSADLADPAVPPDADHQFLIASNTKTFTAVLVMALRDEGRLSLDDTLDTFVPEVTQRGLTIRQCLAHVSGMQREPLGDVWETLVNPDTAELVSGFNQAERVHRPHHVWHYSNLVFSMLGEVVARLDARPWAESLRARILDPLEMRRTTVGFAPSTGPGQRGGRVQGYYVPPWTDVPVPQDQLDLRALNPCGGLASTGADMARWSAFVADPVAEVLAPATLEEMCEPQVVMDRERWTAAMGLGFFLVRSGTRTYVGHTGGMPGHITAVFTDREAKTGGVVLTGSGSTPDVAGFATTLADLVTNHEPLDPEPWRPGTAVPPELAELVGVWYSEGSPFVFSVRQGGLEARAEGQPEHKPASRFEQVSPDLFRTVAGREHGELLRVTRDAAGQVTKMNWATYLVTRQPLAFGEWL comes from the coding sequence GTGACCGAACTGCGCGACGACACCGTCCGGAAGCTGCACCGCACCGTCCTCGACCGGCAGCGCGCCGGCCGCATCCCCGGCCTCTTCGCCGGCGTGGTCCGGGACGGCGGCCTGGTCTGGCAGGAGGGCGTGGGCTCCGCGGACCTGGCCGACCCGGCGGTACCGCCGGACGCCGACCACCAGTTCCTCATCGCCTCCAACACCAAGACGTTCACGGCGGTGCTGGTCATGGCGCTGCGCGACGAGGGCAGGCTCTCGCTCGACGACACGCTGGACACGTTCGTCCCCGAGGTGACCCAGCGGGGGCTGACGATCCGGCAGTGCCTGGCGCACGTGTCCGGGATGCAGCGCGAGCCGCTCGGCGACGTGTGGGAGACCCTGGTCAACCCGGACACCGCGGAGCTGGTCAGCGGCTTCAACCAGGCCGAGCGGGTGCACCGTCCGCACCACGTCTGGCACTACTCGAACCTGGTGTTCTCGATGCTCGGCGAGGTCGTGGCCCGCCTGGACGCGCGCCCCTGGGCCGAGTCGCTGCGGGCGCGGATCCTGGACCCGCTGGAGATGCGCCGCACCACGGTCGGGTTCGCCCCGTCGACAGGCCCAGGACAGCGCGGCGGACGCGTGCAGGGCTACTACGTGCCGCCGTGGACCGACGTGCCCGTCCCGCAGGACCAGCTGGACCTGCGCGCGCTGAACCCGTGCGGCGGGCTGGCCAGCACCGGCGCGGACATGGCGCGCTGGTCCGCGTTCGTCGCCGACCCGGTGGCCGAGGTGCTCGCCCCCGCCACCCTCGAGGAGATGTGCGAGCCGCAGGTCGTGATGGACCGCGAGCGCTGGACGGCCGCGATGGGCCTCGGGTTCTTCCTGGTCCGCTCCGGCACCCGCACGTACGTCGGCCACACCGGCGGCATGCCCGGCCACATCACGGCGGTGTTCACCGACCGGGAGGCCAAGACCGGCGGCGTGGTGCTGACCGGCTCCGGGTCGACCCCGGACGTCGCCGGCTTCGCGACCACGCTGGCCGACCTCGTCACCAATCACGAGCCCCTCGACCCCGAGCCGTGGCGGCCCGGGACCGCCGTACCCCCGGAGCTGGCGGAGCTCGTCGGCGTCTGGTACTCCGAGGGCAGCCCGTTCGTGTTCTCGGTGCGCCAGGGCGGCCTCGAGGCGCGCGCGGAGGGGCAGCCCGAGCACAAGCCGGCCTCGCGGTTCGAGCAGGTCTCACCCGACCTGTTCCGCACGGTCGCGGGCCGCGAGCACGGCGAGCTGCTGCGGGTGACTCGCGACGCCGCCGGCCAGGTCACGAAGATGAACTGGGCGACGTACCTCGTCACCCGCCAACCCCTCGCCTTCGGCGAGTGGCTGTAA
- the argF gene encoding ornithine carbamoyltransferase → MTRHFLRDDDLSPAEQAEVLALAKRLKADRFAARPFEGPRAVAVIFDKPTLRTQASFTAGIAELGGYPMLVDGHLAQIGTRESVADTARVLGRMVEAVVWRTFGQDRIEEMAAHAGVPVVNALTDDFHPCQLLADLQTIEEHKGRLAGLTVVFLGDTASNMSHSFLLAGATAGMHVRVSGPAGFAPAAAVLADAQALAGTTGGSAAFVPDAVEAVTDADVVVTDTWVSMGKEGEADARQAPFLPYALDAVLLAHARDDAIVLHCLPAYRGKEIAAEVIDGPRSAVWDEAENRLHAQKALLTWLAEHQP, encoded by the coding sequence GTGACCCGGCACTTCCTGCGCGACGACGACCTGTCGCCCGCCGAGCAGGCCGAGGTGCTGGCGCTCGCCAAGCGGCTCAAGGCCGACCGGTTCGCGGCCCGGCCGTTCGAGGGCCCGCGCGCCGTCGCGGTCATCTTCGACAAGCCGACGCTGCGCACCCAGGCGTCCTTCACCGCCGGCATCGCCGAGCTCGGCGGCTACCCGATGCTGGTCGACGGCCACCTGGCCCAGATCGGCACCCGCGAGTCGGTGGCCGACACCGCCCGGGTGCTCGGCCGGATGGTCGAGGCCGTCGTGTGGCGGACCTTCGGGCAGGACCGGATCGAGGAGATGGCCGCGCACGCCGGCGTGCCGGTCGTCAACGCCCTCACCGACGACTTCCACCCCTGCCAGCTGCTCGCCGACCTGCAGACCATCGAGGAGCACAAGGGCCGCCTGGCCGGCCTGACCGTGGTGTTCCTCGGCGACACCGCCTCGAACATGTCGCACTCCTTCCTGCTGGCCGGCGCCACCGCCGGGATGCACGTGCGGGTCTCCGGACCGGCCGGGTTCGCCCCGGCGGCCGCGGTGCTCGCCGACGCGCAGGCGCTCGCCGGTACGACGGGCGGCTCGGCGGCCTTCGTCCCCGACGCCGTCGAGGCGGTCACGGACGCCGACGTCGTGGTCACCGACACCTGGGTGTCGATGGGCAAGGAGGGCGAGGCCGACGCGCGGCAGGCGCCGTTCCTGCCCTACGCGCTCGACGCCGTGCTGCTGGCGCACGCCCGTGACGACGCGATCGTGCTGCACTGCCTGCCGGCGTACCGCGGCAAGGAGATCGCCGCCGAGGTCATCGACGGGCCGCGCAGCGCGGTCTGGGACGAGGCGGAGAACCGGCTGCACGCCCAGAAGGCGCTGCTGACCTGGCTCGCGGAGCACCAGCCGTGA
- the tyrS gene encoding tyrosine--tRNA ligase has product MSSDLHVLDDLEWRGLIAHSTDLDALRAEMDAGPVRFYVGFDPTAPSLHMGNLLQIVTARRLQDAGHIPFALVGGATGMIGDPKDSGERVLNSLDVVKSWVDRVRAQIEPFLSFEGANAATMVNNYDWTASLSTIDFLRDIGKHFPVNRMLARDTVRKRLEDGISYTEFSYVLLQSMDYLNLHRDYGISLQFGGSDQWGNITGGVELIRRATGDRVHALATPLITRADGTKYGKTEGGALWLDPEMLSPYGFFQFWLNVEDEKVGELLRAFTFLSRPEIEALEMQTAEKPFLRAGQKALAELMTTMVHGATETARIQAASAALFGGGTLHELDVATLAAALREAGSVQVKLADGMPSVVDLLVTSGLSKSKGEARRTIGEGGAYLNNERVTDPEMVPTEADLLGGSWLVLRRGKKNLAGVEVVR; this is encoded by the coding sequence GTGAGCTCTGACCTGCACGTCCTCGACGACCTCGAGTGGCGCGGCCTGATCGCGCACTCGACGGACCTCGACGCCCTGCGCGCCGAGATGGACGCCGGTCCGGTCAGGTTCTACGTGGGCTTCGACCCGACCGCGCCGAGCCTGCACATGGGGAACCTGCTGCAGATCGTCACCGCACGCCGGCTCCAGGACGCCGGGCACATCCCCTTCGCCCTGGTCGGCGGCGCCACCGGGATGATCGGCGACCCCAAGGACTCCGGCGAGCGGGTGCTCAACTCCCTCGACGTGGTGAAGAGCTGGGTCGACCGGGTGCGGGCGCAGATCGAGCCGTTCCTGTCGTTCGAGGGCGCGAACGCCGCGACGATGGTGAACAACTACGACTGGACCGCGAGCCTGTCGACCATCGACTTCCTGCGCGACATCGGCAAGCACTTCCCGGTCAACCGGATGCTCGCGCGCGACACGGTGAGGAAGCGGCTCGAGGACGGGATCTCCTACACCGAGTTCAGCTACGTCCTGCTGCAGTCGATGGACTACCTGAACCTGCATCGCGACTACGGCATCTCGCTGCAGTTCGGGGGCAGCGACCAGTGGGGCAACATCACCGGCGGCGTCGAGCTGATCCGTCGCGCCACCGGTGATCGCGTGCACGCGCTCGCGACCCCGTTGATCACTCGCGCGGACGGCACGAAGTACGGCAAGACCGAGGGCGGTGCCCTCTGGCTGGACCCGGAGATGCTGTCGCCGTACGGCTTCTTCCAGTTCTGGCTCAACGTCGAGGACGAGAAGGTGGGCGAGCTGCTGCGGGCCTTCACGTTCCTGAGCCGCCCCGAGATCGAGGCGCTCGAGATGCAGACGGCCGAGAAGCCCTTCCTGCGGGCCGGGCAGAAGGCGTTGGCCGAGCTGATGACGACGATGGTGCACGGCGCGACCGAGACCGCACGGATCCAGGCCGCGTCCGCGGCGCTGTTCGGCGGGGGGACCCTGCACGAGCTCGACGTCGCGACGCTGGCGGCCGCGCTGAGGGAGGCGGGGTCGGTCCAGGTGAAGCTCGCCGACGGGATGCCGTCGGTCGTCGACCTGCTGGTCACCTCCGGGCTGTCGAAGAGCAAGGGCGAGGCCCGGCGGACGATCGGGGAGGGCGGCGCCTACCTCAACAACGAGCGCGTGACCGATCCGGAGATGGTGCCGACCGAGGCGGACCTGCTGGGCGGCTCGTGGCTGGTGCTGCGGCGGGGCAAGAAGAACCTGGCCGGCGTGGAGGTCGTGCGGTGA
- a CDS encoding DNA-3-methyladenine glycosylase, with protein MRGWPDSLTGDVLDVAPRLLGAVLRHDTDAGPVAVRVTEVEAYDGQGDPGSHAANGRTRRNATMFGPPGRLYVYFTYGMHYCCNVVVGPEGSASAVLLRAGEVVEGRELARERRGSTDRDLARGPARLCQALGIDLSHDGTDLTRGPLVLSPADAPAVDVRTGPRVGLRLAADRPWRFWLDGDPSVSTYRPAVQR; from the coding sequence GTGCGTGGCTGGCCTGACTCGCTGACCGGCGACGTGCTCGACGTCGCGCCGCGGCTGCTCGGTGCGGTGCTCCGCCACGACACCGACGCCGGCCCGGTCGCCGTCCGCGTCACCGAGGTAGAGGCGTACGACGGCCAGGGCGACCCGGGCTCGCACGCGGCGAACGGCCGCACCCGGCGCAACGCGACGATGTTCGGGCCGCCCGGCCGGCTCTACGTCTACTTCACCTACGGGATGCACTACTGCTGCAACGTCGTGGTCGGGCCGGAGGGCTCGGCCTCGGCGGTGCTGCTGCGCGCCGGCGAGGTCGTCGAGGGCCGCGAGCTCGCTCGGGAGCGGCGGGGGAGCACCGACCGGGACCTGGCCCGCGGACCTGCGCGGCTGTGCCAGGCGCTGGGCATCGACCTGAGCCACGACGGGACCGACCTCACGCGGGGGCCGCTGGTGCTGTCCCCGGCGGACGCGCCCGCGGTCGACGTCCGCACCGGACCCCGCGTCGGCCTGCGCCTGGCCGCCGACCGGCCCTGGCGGTTCTGGCTGGACGGCGACCCCAGCGTGTCGACGTACCGGCCGGCCGTGCAGCGCTGA
- a CDS encoding arginine repressor, producing MSAGIPVTKGARQQKIVDLLAHHQVRSQTELAELLAAAGVSVTQATLSRDLVELDAVKVRVASGALVYAVPAEGGDRTPRAVTESAASESRLARLLGELLSSVDASANMALLRTPPGAAQFLASAFDRAELDDILGTIAGDDTVLVISRRPDGGPDLAERLLALANGTHATPPGVDTDHRA from the coding sequence GTGAGCGCCGGCATCCCGGTCACCAAGGGGGCGCGGCAGCAGAAGATCGTCGACCTGCTGGCCCACCACCAGGTGCGCTCGCAGACCGAGCTCGCCGAGCTGCTCGCCGCGGCCGGCGTGAGCGTCACCCAGGCCACGCTGTCCCGCGACCTCGTCGAGCTCGACGCGGTCAAGGTGCGGGTCGCCTCGGGGGCGCTGGTCTACGCGGTGCCCGCCGAGGGCGGCGACCGCACCCCGCGCGCGGTCACCGAGTCGGCGGCCTCCGAGAGCCGGCTGGCCCGGCTGCTGGGCGAGCTGCTGTCCTCGGTCGACGCGTCGGCGAACATGGCGCTGCTGCGCACGCCCCCGGGCGCCGCGCAGTTCCTCGCCTCGGCGTTCGACCGCGCGGAGCTCGACGACATCCTCGGCACCATCGCCGGCGACGACACCGTGCTGGTGATCAGCCGACGACCCGACGGTGGGCCCGACCTCGCCGAGCGGCTCCTCGCGCTCGCCAACGGGACCCACGCCACGCCGCCCGGCGTGGACACCGACCACCGCGCCTGA
- a CDS encoding OFA family MFS transporter, with the protein MAFAALDRKHTIAPAGYNRWLIPPAALAIHLCIGQVYATSVYKTSLVKNFDASLTSVGIVFSIAIVMLGLSAAVLGTWVDTGGPRRAMVAAACAWSVGFMVGAVGIATGHIWLLYLGYGVIGGIGLGIGYISPVSTLIKWFPDRPGLATGLAIMGFGGGALVASPVESKLLALYDSGFDPKDATSVASGSAVAAMFITLGLAYLVVMLFGAWLIKVPADDWRPEGFDPSKVKAKSMVTTASVSAKNAVKTPQFWLLWVVLFCNVTAGIGILEQAAPMIQDFFRTGAGSSVDPAAAAGFVGVLSICNMAGRFIWSSTSDVVGRKPIYMGYLGGGMVLYALLALTGHGSTALFVLFAGIIISFYGGGFATAPAYLRDLFGTFQVGAIHGRLLTAWSAAGVAGPLIVNRYLDAEGTPGKLTYDAYKPALLTMVGVLAVGFVANLLIRQVSDKFHEADRQEPQLTEQPQTGGGVATTTRTGTATVTRPVLLVVAWLVVGIPLAYGIYETVVKASSLFG; encoded by the coding sequence ATGGCGTTCGCCGCACTCGACCGCAAGCACACGATCGCCCCAGCGGGCTACAACCGCTGGCTCATCCCACCGGCCGCACTGGCCATCCACCTCTGCATCGGCCAGGTCTACGCGACCAGCGTCTACAAGACCTCGCTCGTCAAGAACTTCGACGCGAGCCTGACCTCGGTCGGCATCGTGTTCTCGATCGCCATCGTGATGCTCGGCCTGTCCGCCGCCGTCCTCGGCACCTGGGTGGACACCGGCGGCCCGCGTCGCGCGATGGTCGCCGCAGCCTGCGCCTGGTCGGTCGGCTTCATGGTGGGCGCCGTCGGCATCGCCACCGGCCACATCTGGCTGCTCTACCTCGGCTACGGCGTGATCGGCGGCATCGGCCTGGGCATCGGCTACATCTCGCCGGTGTCCACGCTGATCAAGTGGTTTCCGGACCGGCCGGGTCTGGCCACCGGCCTGGCGATCATGGGCTTCGGCGGCGGCGCCCTGGTGGCCTCGCCGGTCGAGAGCAAGCTGCTCGCGCTCTACGACAGCGGCTTCGACCCGAAGGACGCCACCTCGGTGGCCAGCGGCTCGGCCGTCGCGGCGATGTTCATCACGCTGGGGCTCGCCTACCTCGTGGTGATGCTGTTCGGCGCCTGGCTGATCAAGGTCCCGGCCGACGACTGGCGTCCCGAGGGCTTCGACCCCTCGAAGGTCAAGGCCAAGTCGATGGTCACCACCGCCAGCGTGAGCGCCAAGAACGCCGTGAAGACACCGCAGTTCTGGCTGCTGTGGGTCGTGCTGTTCTGCAACGTGACCGCCGGCATCGGCATCCTCGAGCAGGCCGCCCCGATGATCCAGGACTTCTTCCGCACCGGCGCCGGCTCGAGCGTCGACCCGGCCGCCGCGGCGGGCTTCGTCGGCGTGCTGTCGATCTGCAACATGGCCGGCCGTTTCATCTGGTCCTCGACCTCCGACGTCGTCGGCCGCAAGCCGATCTACATGGGCTACCTCGGTGGCGGCATGGTGCTCTACGCCCTGCTCGCGCTCACCGGCCACGGCTCCACCGCGCTGTTCGTGCTGTTCGCGGGCATCATCATCTCCTTCTACGGCGGCGGGTTCGCGACCGCTCCGGCCTACCTGCGCGACCTGTTCGGCACCTTCCAGGTCGGCGCGATCCACGGCCGCCTGCTCACCGCGTGGTCCGCGGCCGGTGTCGCCGGGCCGCTCATCGTGAACCGCTACCTCGACGCCGAGGGCACGCCCGGCAAGCTGACGTACGACGCCTACAAGCCGGCGCTGCTGACCATGGTCGGCGTCCTCGCCGTGGGCTTCGTCGCGAACCTGCTGATCCGCCAGGTCTCCGACAAGTTCCACGAGGCCGACCGGCAGGAGCCGCAGCTCACCGAGCAGCCGCAGACCGGCGGCGGGGTCGCGACCACGACCCGCACCGGCACGGCCACCGTGACGCGGCCGGTCCTGCTGGTCGTCGCCTGGCTGGTGGTCGGCATCCCGCTGGCCTACGGCATCTACGAGACCGTCGTGAAGGCCTCGAGCCTGTTCGGCTGA
- a CDS encoding alpha-hydroxy acid oxidase: MSVGRFADGLEERAADVLPEAVFRYFRQGSRDSTSTSEATAAWERHRFLPQVLRDVTEVDLRSTVLGAELACPFAVAPTAMQRAVHPEGEVAMARGIAAAGSLMVVSSNSGSTFEDIAATGVTFWAQVYVTADRPACLPLLHRAAAAGARAVVLTADTPVVGTKHDGEGPTIWDLAGPGWSHANFPDGYGSSPGDAKATDLGPQDVEWLARTTRLPVVVKGVLRADDARRCAEAGAAAVWVSNHGGRQFDGAAATADCLEAVVAEVGDEVEVYVDGGVRTARHVVTAHALGASAAFMGRPPVYALGTEGSAGVERLLGELDDELTEALMLLGCPSLGRVTTALLSR, translated from the coding sequence GTGAGCGTGGGGCGCTTCGCCGACGGGCTCGAGGAGCGCGCCGCCGACGTCCTCCCGGAGGCCGTGTTCCGGTACTTCCGCCAAGGTTCGCGGGACAGCACGTCCACCAGCGAGGCGACAGCCGCTTGGGAGAGGCACCGCTTCCTCCCGCAGGTGCTCCGTGACGTGACCGAGGTCGACCTGCGCAGCACGGTCCTGGGCGCCGAGCTCGCGTGCCCGTTCGCCGTCGCACCTACCGCGATGCAGCGCGCCGTCCACCCCGAGGGGGAGGTGGCGATGGCCCGCGGGATCGCGGCCGCCGGCTCGCTGATGGTCGTCTCCAGCAACTCCGGGTCGACCTTCGAGGACATCGCCGCGACCGGCGTCACCTTCTGGGCCCAGGTCTACGTCACCGCGGACCGGCCCGCGTGCCTGCCGCTGCTGCACCGGGCCGCCGCCGCCGGCGCCCGGGCGGTGGTGCTGACCGCCGACACCCCGGTGGTGGGCACGAAGCACGACGGGGAGGGCCCGACGATCTGGGACCTTGCGGGCCCCGGCTGGTCGCACGCCAACTTCCCGGACGGCTACGGCAGCTCGCCGGGGGACGCGAAGGCCACTGACCTCGGTCCGCAGGACGTCGAGTGGCTGGCCCGCACCACCCGCCTCCCGGTCGTGGTCAAGGGGGTGCTGCGCGCGGACGACGCCCGCCGCTGTGCCGAGGCCGGGGCGGCCGCCGTCTGGGTGTCGAACCACGGGGGACGCCAGTTCGATGGGGCTGCCGCCACGGCCGACTGCCTGGAGGCCGTGGTGGCCGAGGTCGGTGACGAGGTCGAGGTGTACGTCGACGGGGGAGTGCGCACGGCCCGGCACGTCGTGACCGCGCACGCGCTCGGCGCCTCGGCGGCGTTCATGGGCAGGCCACCGGTCTATGCACTCGGCACCGAGGGCAGCGCCGGAGTGGAACGACTGCTCGGCGAGCTGGACGACGAGCTCACCGAGGCGCTGATGCTGCTCGGCTGCCCGTCCCTGGGCCGGGTGACGACCGCGCTCTTGAGCCGCTGA
- a CDS encoding acetylornithine transaminase — MTSQTNSQTNSQTTSQTTSQTTSQTTSQTTSQTTSRANSSADLQQRYAASLMNTFGPPRLVLTRGEGPYVWDAEGTRYLDLLGGIAVNALGHAHPALVEAVTRQLGTLGHVSNFFTTEPQVRLAEKLLSLLGLEPGGGKVFFTNSGTEANEAAFKLTRRTGRTHLVAMEGSFHGRTTGALALTSKAAYREPFEPLPGHVTFVPFGDPDALAAAVTDETAAVVVEPIQGEAGVLSPPAGFLARAREITTAHGALLWLDEVQTGMGRTGSWMAHAESGVTPDVVTLAKGLAGGIPIGAMVAVGESGTLLGPGSHGTTFGGNPVSAAAALAVIGTIEEDGLLDNATKVGELLRAGLADPRVTEVRGRGLLIGLDLDAAVAAQVADAALRHGVILNPCTPQRIRLAPPLVLTAEQAEEFLALWPTILDEGYAAAEQAAADRAGSA; from the coding sequence ATGACCAGCCAGACGAACAGCCAGACGAACAGCCAGACGACCAGCCAGACGACCAGCCAGACGACCAGCCAGACGACCAGCCAGACGACCAGCCAGACGACCAGCCGGGCGAACAGCTCCGCCGACCTGCAGCAGCGCTACGCCGCCTCGCTGATGAACACCTTCGGCCCGCCCCGGCTGGTGCTCACCCGCGGCGAGGGCCCCTACGTCTGGGACGCCGAGGGCACCCGCTACCTCGACCTGCTCGGCGGGATCGCGGTCAACGCGCTGGGCCACGCCCACCCGGCCCTCGTCGAGGCGGTGACCCGGCAGCTCGGCACCCTGGGCCACGTCTCGAACTTCTTCACCACCGAGCCGCAGGTGCGGCTGGCCGAGAAGCTGCTGTCCCTGCTCGGGCTGGAGCCCGGCGGCGGCAAGGTGTTCTTCACCAACTCCGGCACCGAGGCCAACGAGGCGGCCTTCAAGCTGACCCGGCGCACCGGCCGCACCCACCTGGTCGCCATGGAGGGCAGCTTCCACGGCCGGACGACGGGCGCGCTCGCGCTCACGTCCAAGGCGGCCTACCGCGAGCCGTTCGAGCCGCTGCCCGGGCACGTCACCTTCGTGCCCTTCGGCGACCCGGACGCGCTGGCCGCCGCGGTCACCGACGAGACCGCCGCGGTCGTGGTCGAGCCGATCCAGGGCGAGGCCGGCGTGCTCAGCCCGCCGGCGGGCTTCCTGGCGCGGGCCCGGGAGATCACCACCGCCCACGGTGCGCTCCTGTGGCTCGACGAGGTGCAGACCGGCATGGGCCGCACCGGCTCGTGGATGGCGCACGCCGAGAGCGGGGTCACCCCCGACGTCGTCACGCTGGCGAAGGGGCTGGCCGGCGGCATCCCGATCGGCGCGATGGTCGCGGTGGGGGAGAGCGGCACGCTGCTCGGCCCCGGCAGCCACGGCACCACGTTCGGCGGCAACCCGGTCTCCGCCGCTGCCGCGCTCGCGGTGATCGGCACGATCGAGGAGGACGGGCTGCTCGACAACGCCACCAAGGTCGGCGAGCTGCTGCGCGCCGGCCTGGCCGACCCGCGGGTCACCGAGGTCCGGGGCCGCGGGCTGCTGATCGGGCTCGACCTCGACGCCGCGGTCGCCGCCCAGGTCGCCGACGCGGCGCTGCGGCACGGCGTGATCCTCAACCCCTGCACGCCGCAGCGGATCCGGCTCGCGCCGCCGCTGGTGCTCACCGCCGAGCAGGCCGAGGAGTTCCTGGCCCTGTGGCCGACGATCCTCGACGAGGGCTACGCCGCCGCCGAGCAGGCCGCCGCCGATCGGGCCGGCTCCGCGTGA
- the argG gene encoding argininosuccinate synthase gives MSKVLTSLPVGERVGIAFSGGLDTSVAVAWMRDKGAVPCTYTANIGQYDEPDIAGVPGRAMEYGAELARTLDCRTQLVEEGLAALACGAFHIRSGGRAYFNTTPLGRAVTGTMLVRAMHEDGVDIWGDGSTFKGNDIERFYRYGLLANPELRIYKPWLDAAFVHELGGRSEMSQWLTEHDLPYRDSQEKAYSTDANIWGATHEAKTLEHLDVSLESVEPIMGVKFWDPTVEIAAEDVTIRFEAGRPVAVDGTSYPDPVALVEKVNEIGGRHGLGMSDQIENRIIEAKSRGVYEAPGMALLWIAYERLLNAVHNEDTIASYHSEGRRLGRLLYEGRWLDPQALMIRESIQRWIASLVTGEVTVRLRRGEDYTVLRTDGPAFSYHPDKLSMERTDNAAFGPTDRIGQLTMRNLDIADSRAKLELYAGQPLDQGQVLVENGTLFGEIEAGGADRISRNPSAADAGDQALDHAALEAGTD, from the coding sequence GTGAGCAAGGTCCTGACCTCCCTTCCGGTCGGCGAGCGCGTCGGCATCGCCTTCTCCGGCGGCCTCGACACCTCGGTGGCCGTCGCCTGGATGCGCGACAAGGGCGCGGTGCCCTGCACCTACACGGCGAACATCGGCCAGTACGACGAGCCGGACATCGCCGGCGTCCCCGGCCGCGCGATGGAGTACGGCGCCGAGCTGGCCCGCACCCTGGACTGCCGCACGCAGCTCGTCGAGGAGGGCCTGGCCGCCCTCGCGTGCGGCGCGTTCCACATCCGCTCCGGCGGCCGGGCCTACTTCAACACCACCCCGCTCGGCCGCGCGGTCACCGGCACGATGCTGGTGCGCGCCATGCACGAGGACGGCGTGGACATCTGGGGTGACGGCTCGACCTTCAAGGGCAACGACATCGAGCGGTTCTACCGCTACGGCCTGCTCGCCAACCCCGAGCTGCGCATCTACAAGCCGTGGCTGGACGCCGCCTTCGTGCACGAGCTCGGCGGCCGCAGCGAGATGAGCCAGTGGCTCACCGAGCACGACCTGCCCTACCGGGACAGCCAGGAGAAGGCCTACTCCACCGACGCCAACATCTGGGGCGCCACCCACGAGGCCAAGACCCTGGAGCACCTCGACGTCTCGCTGGAGAGCGTCGAGCCGATCATGGGCGTGAAGTTCTGGGACCCGACGGTCGAGATCGCGGCGGAGGACGTCACGATCCGCTTCGAGGCCGGCCGTCCGGTGGCGGTCGACGGGACGTCGTACCCCGACCCGGTGGCGCTCGTGGAGAAGGTCAACGAGATCGGCGGGCGGCACGGGCTCGGGATGTCCGACCAGATCGAGAACCGGATCATCGAGGCCAAGTCCCGCGGCGTCTACGAGGCGCCCGGCATGGCCCTGCTGTGGATCGCCTACGAGCGGCTGCTCAACGCGGTGCACAACGAGGACACCATCGCGAGCTACCACAGCGAGGGTCGTCGGCTCGGCCGGCTGCTCTACGAGGGCCGCTGGCTGGACCCGCAGGCGCTGATGATCCGCGAGTCGATCCAGCGCTGGATCGCCTCCCTGGTGACCGGCGAGGTCACGGTCCGGCTGCGGCGCGGGGAGGACTACACGGTCCTGCGCACCGACGGCCCGGCGTTCTCCTACCACCCCGACAAGCTGTCGATGGAGCGCACCGACAACGCGGCGTTCGGCCCGACCGACCGGATCGGCCAGCTGACGATGCGCAACCTCGACATCGCCGACTCGCGCGCCAAGCTCGAGCTGTACGCCGGCCAGCCGCTGGACCAGGGCCAGGTGCTCGTGGAGAACGGCACGCTGTTCGGCGAGATCGAGGCCGGCGGCGCGGACCGGATCTCCCGCAACCCGTCCGCGGCCGACGCCGGCGACCAGGCCCTGGACCACGCGGCCCTCGAGGCCGGCACCGACTGA